ttttatatttagtcATTTTTCTCTATCATATTAACAGAAATAATGATAATTTGTACAAATAATATACCagcatatttaaaattaaaatggcaaatttcaaataaactaatttaagattatttttttcatttgttttttttttttggataatttgttttatttgttaatgttttgaaattggAAAAATGGCTAAAAGAACATAATGATACCAAAGTCCGTTTCTCGTTGTCTAGTAATGTCATCTTCCTCGTCCTTTTCTCTTCCATTTTCTTGATTTCTGTTTGAACTCGTAACCTGTTTTTTTTAGAACTATTAGAACCTGTTGAAAAATGAAACTTCCTCaagaattttcatttttagaatTATCAACATTCCAATTTGTTATAAATGATAGCTTATTAATCAAAATGTAAGAATTTGCGGGTAATTGATCTTGTGGGTATTCAGActatcgatttttttttttgttatcaaATTTTGAATCTTTCATTTAACTACTAAACATTGTTCTTATTTCAAATgagattttttttgttcaaaatgCATATGTCGCAAACGGATTTTGGCACGTGATGGCCGGATTTTGCATATTTCAGTACAGTTTTACCTACTTTATAGAATATTTTATGAGTTCGCCATGTCAGTGATCCCATATGCACAaggtcaaaataaaattttgttaattaaaattataatttattaactaaataaaaaaagattgaaatttaCTCACTAAAATCAAAGAACTAATAATTTGGATACTCCACATGATTAATTCTCTATAAATTCACTAGTAAGACGGAactttctttgatttttttcagttttgatttcgGTTTCTTCAGCACATAAGAACCCTACAtaagaaattttattcaatttgaagAGTTATTTAGAAATGAAATATACTTAAGCTTTTCGTATTCGATGATAGACAGTTTGTTCAGTATATTaactgaagaacaaaaaaagatataaacaaaaCTTTCGTTAATTCTTTAGTATTTTGATTTAATATCTTGTGCACATGTGAACCATATatactttataataaattttatttagtttgaaGAGTCATTTAAAAATGACATATAGATAAGCTTTTCGTATTCGATAATAGACAATTTGATCAATACTTTAACAACTAGAGAACAAAGAAATGGATAAAGGtgagtaattaaaatattattgcatCTCTATGgatcaattatttacaaaagaTTATTCAAGAGTAAATCCGTTGATAATCTTAAactttaggccaaatgttgtaaaaaggccaaacctttcacaaaaatttcacaaaagtcctgacctttcaattttgtcgattttggccaaaaactgattatttggtttcacaaaagtcccgacttttcaattttgtcgattttggccaaaaatggattatttggtttcacaaaagtttcaatatttggcatgccacataggcgtcacataggcaaattgaaatcaaattgagagttggccacaattgaaaccaaataatttatttttggccaaaatcgacaaaattgaaaggtcaagagttttgtgaaacttttatgaaaggtttggcctttttaaaacatttggcctaaactTTATAGAAACATACTTAAAAATTTAACTgacaattaaaaataagaaaaataaacttatttatccaattttaatacttttacCAAGCATTATCacaatctttaaattttatcggTTTGATCCTTCATCTTTTAAATCTTGTCAATATATCTACGACTCATTTAGAGCTGACATTCCGCGAGATTATATACGTCACGTTGGATAAATTGTGTACATGTAGAAGAACAACATTGTATCATATCAGTTTAAAATGAGTCATGGGGATACTTGATAAAGATCGAAAAGATAATGGACTAAACTggcaatatttaaaaattatggtaTATTTGCCAAAAACACTAAATTTATAGATAGATAAACCCATTTAGTCTTAAAAGTAAGTGTAACCATCTAAGAATATATCACCTTTTGACTTTTTCCGTTTATGGCTTCacctttaaaaaaatctcaattttaactcatttttcaATTTACAATTTCAATTACGGTAATTTATTTCAACTGGAGTGAGAATAGATCATATTGCTTCATgtttgacaaattttattataaaaatacaaattggaaCAATATAAACgacatatttgattttttttacccCACCTTGAACAATTGGTAATTActgaaactgaaaattgaataatatttaaaattaaaaattttaaaaagtttagttataaaatattattttcgaATGATACCAGTAAAAACTAGATAGAGTTCATTCAATGATATTAAGGATTCTAGCTTTTAgctcaaaaatcatttaaatatacaaatCTAATTACTTATTCACTATTCtctccggttcataatatttgtcacatttgACTTTAacacaagaattaaaaaaacaatcaacatgtcttaatttataatcacttttactaagttaaccctatattaaattttatttatatttatgaccactatttttatttatttattatattctttcaataaattaatggaggataaacataaaaaataataattagtgcTCTCTTAATAtaaagtgacaaatattatgaactaaaaaaaaattccaaatgcaCAAATATTACGAACGGAAAAgagtaattatttatttcttgtCTTTTTGTTCTTTACAACCATGCAAGGCCAAATCATTCTTCTGCCTATAAAAACACTTGTAtattccattttcgacacactACACCACCATCACCAAAACCTTCAACCAAATGGCAGCtctaaatttcataaaaatatctCTCATCCTCACCATTTTAATCTCATTTCATCACTCCAATGCAAAACAAACCCTACCTTTTTCATCAAGCAACCTCAAAAACTATCTAACTCAATCCCAAGAGCCACTACTCAAACTAACCTCCCCCATGTTTCTCGCCGGAGTTCTCTGCTTTGCCGCCGCATCCATATCCAGCGCCGGCGGTGGCGGTTTATTCATTCCGATATTAACTATATTAGCCGGTCTAGACTTAAAAACAGCTTCAAGTTTTTCTGCTTTTATGGTCACCGGTGGATCTTTAGCTAATGTGATGTGCCATTCATTTAGTTATAAATTTGGTGGGAAAGGCTTGATTGATTACGATATTGCCCTTTTATCAGAGCCTTGTATGTTGTTAGGAGTTAGTATTGGGGTGATTTGTAATTTAGTTTTTCCTGAGTGGCTTATTACAATTTTGTTTGTGGTGTTCTTGGTTTGGTCTACTTTTAAGACTTGTAAGAATGGGGTTGTGCATTGGAATTTAGAGTCTGAGGTGAAGAGAATTGGTTATGAAAATGTTGAATTTGGTAAGGGAATTAGTGAGGAGATTAAGGTTATAAATGAGCCACTTTTGAAGAGGGAATTGGAGAATAAATTGAGTTTTAGTTGGGAGAAATTGGtgattttggttttgatttggctttctttttcttttgtgtATCTTCTTAGAGGCAATCGTTATGGAGAGGTATGTCTAAATTCTTTAATTTACagttttttaaattaagtttaaattatttcaaaaaaataagtttaaattagaGATGAATAAATTGAGATTAGTGAGTCATATTCTTATGTTTCTTGGGATTTAAGTTGAATATTTATGTTGATTAGCTTAAAAGTTTAAGTAGGTGAGACTTGGACTAGGAATGTTCAAATTTGTGttatatgatattataattatactattGATAATTTGAAGGCTTAATCATTGAAAAATAATTctcctttttgagttttctgTTTATGGCTCAAAATGTCAAAAtagtcaattttaatttatttctcaatttttgatatcatatattgttttgtttgttCAAATTGGaatggaaaaaagttcaaatatatcCTTTATATATTGCTTCGTATTATTTCAATTTACCATTTTATCATCACAAATTTCAAATATGAAGGATATGCTGAAATCTTTCTCctctcaaatttaaataattaactacATTTGAAACAGAAAATTGACAAATGGactaaaattgacgattttgaaAGTTCGGctcataaatgaaaaaataaaaaaaatcaatgattAAGCCTAATTTGAAATATTGACCTTTTAACAGTTCATAATTCAAGTAAATCAAATTTGAACATTCCTAGCTGcgattatgattttattataatagaGATTTTGATATTAAGTTGAATAATCAATTCATCTAAAATATCAAGTTGTTAGATGagactttttcaaaaaaaaagaaaaatagacgGGACTACAACTCTGATTTTATCACTATTCCTAACAAGTTAGTGCCTAATTCCTgcaattaatgaaattaaaactgTTCACAGTATTCATGAAATAAAAAAGctgaaaataactttaaaattCCCATTGTattcagtgttttaaaaaccgaaccggtggccgaaccggtgaggcctccggtttccggttcaaccggttgaacccgtttaatgaccggttcaaccggtttgataaatttaaaaaaatttaaaaaattctgattcaccggttttttaccggttcaatccggtccgaTCCGATTCAAtatccggttttttaccggttcaaccggtccaacCCGGTCCAACCAAAAAGATCCGATTTTTCGCagtttcagaccggaccactggccggtttgcggttcaaccggtccggtttttaaaacactgattgtATTATTAGAATGGTTTCAGAGTTGCTTTTGTATTGGAATTGGGTAGGGGCGGAACCAGCCTTGAGGAAGCGACCGCCCCTGtaaaaaaaattttaataaaaacacccttgaacttttttttttaaaaaaaatatagtaatttttatgtatttcgcccctcaaaataaaatttgtatgaTTTCGTCCCCCCATTTCACAAAAGCTAGTTCCGCCCCCTGAATTGGACCACATGAAAGAATTTAGGGTTTACAAAAGTAGAAATGGTCCTTCACATATTCTGCAGTACCACTTCCTAAATATTCTAGCATTTAAAAAGCTGAGATGCCTCCCACATGAACAAAGccaagaaaaaaatacaatatttagATATGTTACtgcataaaaaaacaaattattcacATGCAAAATTGACAATCATTGCAAAATTATGGAAAACTGCAGGGCATTGTAGCATTAAAGCCATGTGGAGTAGGCTATTGGGTGGTCTCATCACTTCAAATTCCTCTTGCAATAATCTTCACAGCATGGATCCTATTCAAGAAAAGCAACTACCAGAATCAAACTGCAAATCTGCAGGGCATGGATGAGTCTGCACAAAGCAAGCTCATGTTCCCAATGATGGCACTTTTAGCAGGAATGTTAGGTGGGGTTTTTGGGATTGGAGGTGGCATGCTTATCAGCCCACTTCTTCTTCATGTAGGAATACACCCTGAGGTGAAATCTCTTGTCGAGTTAAAAAAGTTTACGATTATCaaattatagtgtttttacaAAACGGTTCTCGACTTTCACATTCTTATATTTTAGTAACCAAGCATTGATTTCACCACCAACGGCAGGTAACTAGATGAAttctggcaaaaaaaaattaatgtgggCGACGAAACAGTGCACAGCTTTGTGATGTTTTTTGAAGTCAATTCCATTTtgaaataaagtaaataaaatataaccaaCATTCTATCTTTGTTGCCCACATAAGCAGAAATTCACCGAAAATCATTTAGTGACTTGCCGTTAGTAAACTTAATGTATGGTtactaaaatgtaaaaatttgaaAGCCGGTAACAAtatttaaccctaatttttcTCACATTGTACCATCTTGGTGATCTAAAAAATTTTTGAAGGCAAATGGTTTATCTTATTGCTTCAGGTAACTGCAGCAACATGTTCTTTCATGGTTCTGTTTTCATCAACCATGTCAGCATTTCAGTATTTACTAGCAGGAATGGAGCACATAGACACAGCTCTTATTTTTGCAGTCATATGTTTTGTTGCATCACTTGTTGGATTACTGGTAGTGCAGAAAAGTATACAAAAAAATGGCAGGGCATCTATAATTGTGTTCTCTGTTAGTGTTGTGATGGGTTTAAGCACAATTCTAATTACTAGCTTTGGAGCTATTGATGTTTGGAGAGATTTTGAATCTGGGACTAATATGAGCTTTAAACTCCCATGTTGAACCAAAAACGAGACGGTATCGGTTAAAGAATGAAGCATAACAGCAAGTTTCCGACTTCGCTCTGAGTTCCTCAGTCGGACGATTGGTTAAAAGAAGATTATCAAAATGCCTAGGAGATTCGTTATTCAAAGAATTGTATGTGTGACCTTTTTGTATTTGAGCGTGTCAGAGGTTATACCTCGATTTTGGTAATTTTGGATGATAATCAAGCAACTGTGACGATTTTAAAAGAATCTAAAAATGCTATTAGGTTCTTAAAGACAGTTTTTGTAATTGATATTGAAATAATGGAATTTGCAtctaaaaattatgaaattgcTAGTTCTCTTCAAGCTATGTTTTGTGTTTTTGGTTGAATTATTCGGGGTTGGCAATCGTCGTCGTTTTCTGCTTTAACTTAGATTTTCCAACTTCCAACTTCTTTTTTCTCTACGCATTCAAGAATTGTCACTTCAATACAAAGTGCTACATGAACAATTATTGAGTTTCTACGCTTTTTAGATCTATTGGACTCCTAAACTTCTAGAGTTTTAATTTcaatgtaaaaaatattattaactaaattttcaatttacGTTTTTCTGATATCTGCATTTTCATCAAAAATTGAAATCGTAAACACAAATCAAGAGCGAAATAGTATATATTTCATCTCAAGCCGGTAAGCAGACATAAACAGTCAAATATAAACCTCAATCACAACAAACTTAAGGCAAAAACCCTAGAATATTAGAAAAACGCCgagaaaatatataaactaaGGTCAAAACGACTTTTGCTGCTGAGAGAAGGCAGATACAAAATTCAGACATTACTCACCGACTTAATTAAGCAGCTGGAGAGCGTAGAAGAGGATCCTGTGTAGTATCAACAGTAGCAGGAGGCATAAACTGCCACATGGGACCTCCAGGATAGCCAACAAAAGGTACCAACTTGCTACCGGCAACTTGGTTCGGAAAAGAAAATGAGGCTGGGATAGTCGGAGGAATGGGCAAGAAGCCGACAGGAGCACTCGATGCTTTTAATTGGCATTCAATACTCTCTTTCTCCGTCTTTAACCTCTGCTTCTCCTCACGAAGCTCATTTTTCTCAGCCTACACATTAAAAAGATCAGGCAGCATTTACAAATTAATCTAACATGACATATAACATAAATGCAATTCGCTTCAGACAACAACCTTTTACGCATTGTTAATAACAATCCCGTGCATAAAATTTCAAGGATACCTTTAATTCAATGACCTTCTCCTGCAAACTCTCATTAGACTCCTTCAGCTTCTGAGCATCATCCCTTAACTGATTAACCATTTTAACAGCATCAGCCAGAATAACAGATTTATCCATTTTCGGAGGTCTCCCAGGATCCAGAAAGGCAGCCAATTCCATAAACCTGTCATTTAGCCTATCCCTCCGCATTTTCTCTTTACATGCTTTCGAACCAACTGCATTGCATAATTCAGGCCTCGCCCTGTGATGTAATATCAGTCCGATACAAAAGTGATGAGATAAACGAAGAACAACTTTTTATTTCGTTTAGTTCTACTCTAGCATCCATTTCATTTGCAAAGAAAATCATTTATTACTTATCGATTCTACAAAATTATTACTAAATGAATCTCTAAGCAAACCAAATACAgctattttcatttataaatgaatttcgTGAAACTTTGTGAAATTTTTTTGCGTTCAATAACTTTGTGGAATTCATTTGAACGAAATGCACAATTAGTAGATTCAAGAAACCAAAGATTACCGTTTTCGAGATCCACTTTCTTTAAGAGCATCAGAATTCCCAAGTGAACCATCAAATTCcaagctaaaaaaattaaacaggACAAACATGTCAAACAAACAATATAGTTGATTCATTTACATCAAATgacattaaaaaaacaaaaacttgaCCTTTAAAACAATGACGGACTTAGGAAGAACTTATGATGGGCAGTTGCCCATCTTATTATTTCGAAGCttagaaaaaaattgaacataGAGTTTAATAGCATAATTTTTCCGCCTTAAAATTTATAGCATTGTCCACCTTAAAATTTCTAGTTTGTAAATTTTGcctatcttttaaactttcagtACAGTTTTGCCCaccatataaaaaaatattttggttcCGCCGCTGCCTATAAACATCACAAACTAGAGCTATCAAATTCTGATTACATTGAGCTAAAATTGAGCtatcaaattttgattacaTGCTAAAATTGAGCTATCAAATTCTGATTACATAGTTgaattaaaagggtaaaacaAACAATGCAACTCAATAAAGGAATTAAAAAGGAGCTGAAAGCTGAGCAAACCAGAATGGGTCAAGAACAGGGACAGAGATGTCTTCAATAAATCCATAATCAAATACCCAATCGGCGGTATCATTTGGTGACGTCATCACCGGAGTTTAATAGCCGGAATTTTGCTCCGTGGCTATGGAAGAAAATGTAGGTGAATCGGGTTCGGTGGGTTaagatatgaaaataaaaaggaaaaagaattgAAGGGAGGAAGAGAATCATCGTAATGAGAGCAGCACCACAAGAAATTGAAAAAGGGGACATCGGAACGGAAAGCAACACCCacgaaattaaatttttaaaaaaaaaaaaaaaaaaacttgtgaACTAATTGGGTTTTTAGCCTTCTATTTGCTTGGGCCACTTATCCAAAActgaaactaattttttaaaaatattgtaacaaacatatatacaaattaaactATAAGAAAGCGAAAATAACTATTTAATTCAGTCGATTATTTCAATTGACTAAATTTCATgagaaaatcacatttttaccaCATTAATTAATCAGTATTTCACAAATTACCACCTAACTCTCCTATTTTACAGTACTaccaaaaacaatcaaaacttttcaccacCACCATCCCTATCATATGATGCCACATGTAATAGATATCTCATTACTGTTAGTGAGAATCTACCACGGGATCCGCGCCTTATTTGTTGTTGCATTCTCTTAAAACACGGGTTTCTTTCCTAACTGATTCAAATAACACttgattttttcctttttaaaagatatcaaatcaaaaacagatcacaaatacacaaaatataccATCGTCTTCTTTCTCAAAAATAGCATCGTCTTCTTCCTCAAATTTTTTCTCTCAAATATTGTATCATCATGGAATCTATTCCAGTGATGATACAACACAAAGGGAAATCGATTTTACTGTGTATCCTCTCTGCATAGTAGTTATCAGTGATACTAACCAGATACAAACAATTCTTCCAGATGCATCATCAAGTGTTTCAACAGCTATTTCACAATCAAAGATAGATCAAGATACCGTATCGATACATGATTGATACATGTCTGATACAATCGTCGAAATAGGTCAGTATACAAAACTTCTTGCAATTGATACAATAGACTGTAACAATGATCAAATCAAGAATCAGTATCAGATCCACTACAAGATATAGATCTGACAGTTGGACAATCTTTCAAAGATAAAGCAACTCTTCAAGCATGCTTACGACTTCATGCAATTAATAATCACTACCAGCAAAAGACAGTTAAATCATGTCAAAAGAACATTTTTGTAAAATGTATCGATGATACATGTAAATGGTATCTGAAAGCGTCAATTACATTAATTCACTGAAACTACAGGTATGTAAATCTCATATTATAAAGTACAAACACTATTTTGTgttgtatgtatattttatatatctgACTTGCTGTGAACTTCATAAAATTGTCTCTtctatgtatcaaatatgtatataaacggtatcttgatattgtttttattatactaGGTGAAACCATCTTCAGATGATATCATAACAGTTCTCGAAAATGGTAAAGAATACACAGTCAATATGGTCAAGAGAACATGTACATGCAAAAAGTTTGATATCGATGAAATTCCTTGTAAACATGACGTAGCATTTCTAGCCGACAAGAAGATTGAACCTTATGCGTACTGTTCAAGATACTATACAAATGCAGCTATGTTAGCGACATATTCTGAAACCGTATATCCATTGGAGAAGGAAGAAGAATGGATTATTCCATAACATATCAAGAACATGATTGTCTTACCACCCCAACATAGAACAAGAACTGGAAGGCCTAAAAAGAGTAGGTACACATCAAAGTGGGAAAATCCGAAAAAAGGGAAATGTGGAAAATGCGGGCAAGCTGGACATAATAGGAAAACATGCCGAAACATGCCTAAAGCTACCTAGATTATCATTTCTTTCagtattttttattctattataAATTTCCAAGTATTATATACAATTCTGATACATTAAAGAGTGTTGTATGTCAATTTCTAATTGCACAGAACATACATAtctgatataatattaattgcagatacatatattatacaagtctgatacataaatgatacacaAGTATTACATTCAGTATCACAAGAACATTTATATATGCATATCCGGTAACATGTTAAGTTTAGatacatttattatatatgtaaGATACATACATTATACAACATAATAACTTTCAATATCAGAATAACATACATTATACATACATTATACAACATAATAAATTACAGCCAATTTAACCGCGTCTTCATCCAACTTGAAAACTTTGTTCAAAAATATGACACCCAATCCATCTCGAGTAACTTCACTATTTGGGAAATAGGTATCAATCAACCGATTCTGTAATGGAGCAAAAGAAACAGGATTGAAATCACCAACAcagtatataatatttaaaaaaaaaacagatctTAGAACCTACAAATGTAAACTTAAAATGAAAACAACTGTAAGatacatataatatacataaatgatacatgtatTAAAAAAGCTTATTtcataaactaattttaaaaccgaacaTGACCTAAGATATCAAAAATGTAAACTTAAAATGAAAACAACTGTAAGatacatataatatacataaataatacatgtatgaaaaaagcttatttaataaactaattttaaaacaaaacatgacctaacatatcaaaatacatctgttatacatgaaaaatacacatataaaaaaaatacctgaaCGAAACGAGTTGGTTCTTCAATATGCAAGGATTTCTCAACTTTCTTAGGATCAAGTACAGCATCAAAAGCCAAACGCCTTCTTTTCAAACCAGTGTCATCCACCTTCTTTCCCTTTGCTTTAACATTCTCAGAGGCAGAAGCAACAACACTTCCTTCAACATCTTTTTGCGCTTTTTTTACTAATTTCCGCTTCATTTTGACAGGAGCAACagaatcaattttttcttttgaatgaTTTGATCTTGTAGACATAACCATGGTGATATTTATAGAGGTAATAGTTAATAACAAATGTGGAgccctaaaaattaaattcacgtTAGACACTACACTGATAATGGCTAAAAAGTAGGAAGGAACAAGAAAACTGTAAATGGAGAAGCAGAAACGATTGAAATTAGAGAGATCGTGTGAGAGAGGGAAGAAGAAATGAGAGAAATCAgggaaaatttgaaaaaacggtaaaaaaaaatcaataaagaaGGAAAGAACATGAAAATTAGAAGGGCGACACATGTGAGAATTGTATACACGTGTTGGCTAGGGAAGAAGGTGGTGTTGGTTGAAAACTAAGAATGGGAGCTGGTATTTGATGAAAGAATAATTGCAAGGaagtaaacaaataaattgaaatggTAAATTGTGAAAAAGTGGGTGATTATTCTGGCTTTTCtgttattttctcaaatttcattaacattaattgataaaaattaaattttgtgttaattattcaaatatgtaatttttttaatattcggttaattttaaaatttcatcaaACTCTTAAAATTGTTAACCATAAAGgaataaaattaactaaaaatcaaactaaattatagttttagtttaattcagttgattaatttgtttataCTCAAATGGTACATACCCATACCTATATGTCAACCTAATCGACACATTTTTtctaatacttttttttatttaaaataattattgacgGTATCTGATTATTTATTCTGTCTTCCTACACGGTACCTGTTATTTCAattcttaattaaaaaataataggatttaaatttattaaattcttcTAAGTCCCATAAAG
This region of Mercurialis annua linkage group LG1-X, ddMerAnnu1.2, whole genome shotgun sequence genomic DNA includes:
- the LOC126665273 gene encoding uncharacterized protein LOC126665273, with the translated sequence MVSESVNYINSLKLQVKPSSDDIITVLENGKEYTVNMVKRTCTCKKFDIDEIPCKHDVAFLADKKIEPYAYCSRYYTNAAMLATYSETVYPLEKEEEWIIP
- the LOC126664439 gene encoding sulfite exporter TauE/SafE family protein 2-like, coding for MAALNFIKISLILTILISFHHSNAKQTLPFSSSNLKNYLTQSQEPLLKLTSPMFLAGVLCFAAASISSAGGGGLFIPILTILAGLDLKTASSFSAFMVTGGSLANVMCHSFSYKFGGKGLIDYDIALLSEPCMLLGVSIGVICNLVFPEWLITILFVVFLVWSTFKTCKNGVVHWNLESEVKRIGYENVEFGKGISEEIKVINEPLLKRELENKLSFSWEKLVILVLIWLSFSFVYLLRGNRYGEGIVALKPCGVGYWVVSSLQIPLAIIFTAWILFKKSNYQNQTANLQGMDESAQSKLMFPMMALLAGMLGGVFGIGGGMLISPLLLHVGIHPEVTAATCSFMVLFSSTMSAFQYLLAGMEHIDTALIFAVICFVASLVGLLVVQKSIQKNGRASIIVFSVSVVMGLSTILITSFGAIDVWRDFESGTNMSFKLPC
- the LOC126664440 gene encoding transcription factor ILR3-like; the encoded protein is MTSPNDTADWVFDYGFIEDISVPVLDPFCLEFDGSLGNSDALKESGSRKRARPELCNAVGSKACKEKMRRDRLNDRFMELAAFLDPGRPPKMDKSVILADAVKMVNQLRDDAQKLKESNESLQEKVIELKAEKNELREEKQRLKTEKESIECQLKASSAPVGFLPIPPTIPASFSFPNQVAGSKLVPFVGYPGGPMWQFMPPATVDTTQDPLLRSPAA